A segment of the Balaenoptera musculus isolate JJ_BM4_2016_0621 chromosome 9, mBalMus1.pri.v3, whole genome shotgun sequence genome:
GGCCCCTCAGTCACCACGCACACACACTCCCGGCAGAAAGCCCTCTTTCGTGCCGATGGAAGAGTACTAATCTCTGAATTTCCCTCAGTTACACACCTACCCTCCCTGACATCCCCTGGAAATCGGCGATTCTGTTTATGGCCAGAATTCTTCTGCTCACTCGATCTGCAGCGCCACTATTAACAgtgcctgcctgccttcttccCGTCCCCCAGTCCTAGTCGCAGCTCACTTATACTCAGTCCTTCCTGCAGAGATGTTTGGAGAACTGCTCCCCCCTCACCTGGCTGCCTTAGACTCATCCATCTGGTCTCAGTTTCACTGTCATTTCCTCAGTGGTTAGCAAATCACCACCTCCACACCTACCCCATGCTTTTCATTGGTAGCATGTGGTGCAGATATAAATGACTGTTTGGGTGATTCTGGTTTTCCCTTTAGATGGTGAGCTCCCTGAAGGCTTGGGTCACATCTGTCTTCACCACTGTATACCTTACCACAGAATATGTCCTTAGTACATACTTTCAGAGTAAATCAGTGGCCTTTCTACCACTGTCGACTATGAAATTCCTAATTCTGTGGAAATTTGCCTATTTTGTTTAATCCACTTTCTTCTGCCTATTTGTAACTACTTGCAAAACAAGTTTAaggctttcctttctccctctgcctggagagcTAAAATCTGATAGGCTAGAATTAAAATTTGTGGGAGTAGGTAGGTAAGGTGGTAATGCTGCAGGTCTGGGAATCTCCTATAGAAGGGAGATGGTGGTGTGTATTCTTGATGATTTGAATATTGGGTCATTTCTCTATATCCTGTCGTCACTGCTTCATGATTATATACTGAATTGAATAATTTATAATGATACTTTTATAAGCTCATACACTGTGTGTAAGTGCTGAAATGTGCAAATAATTTAATGTTATCTTTATTACCAACTTCGTGTATACATGAACAATTCTATAATGCacataattgaaatattttagtttctaCCAGTTTAGCCTCTAAACGTAAATTTACCTCGAGTTTTGCTATAGACTAAACGTGTGATTTACGTTTGGGTAAAGCAGGCCCATCGTAAGTGCTTCTTGCCTCAATTGTCCCCGTATGCTGTCTTCATGATTAAGAACTCTTCAATATTTCTCTTCTCAACATATACAAAAAACTATCTCCATGTTTTCTGAAACTAAAAGTATGTATTTCAGAAATCAAATCATTTAAAGATGTATTCCTTTATAAAAGGTTTTATGATCATTGTTTAAATCATTTCACTGTGCGGTCTCATTTTTAATAAGGTTTTGAAGGTTGGGggcagctgatttttttttttttttttttaccggaAATATGTTTATTGGGATGGTTTCCCATTCATCTTGATTCCGGCAGCTTTTAGGGCTGCTTCCGTCTGGAGGAGCACCCTTCTGTAAGCCTTGCTTTTCCTCCTGTAGGCTGGCAGAGGACAGTAGAGCAGCCAACACACAAAACTACTGTTTGTGCATGGCTAAAGACGGTGGTGATTTTATAGCATCCTGGGCATTTCACATCCATGAAATAGGAATTGGGGCTCTGCACCAGGCGCTTcttgtgtttcctcttctcttctggaGAGGGATGAAGGAGATCCTTTGCGAGAGGCATGTTCTCGTGGGGAGGTCATCACCGTCGGAAAGGTGgggttgatttttttgtgtgtgtaggaGTCGCTGAGATTTCAGCATTCATGtttgaaagaataataatttaaggATAAAGCATGATCAGGTCACATGCAGGGAGACCACACAGATATTCAAGAATGGCAGCTCTAACATTTTCCAGAGCAAAGAAAGAGAGGTAAGTGGGCAGTGTTTAAGAAGGCAGAACAAAAAGTACACATGGGACTGAACTGTTTCTAGACAGCTAGGCATTGGCAGTTGGCCGTTTTTTCTCCAGGCTTCTGAGAGGCACTGGAGACCTCACACCAGTGAAATGACCTGATGAGTTACATGTTTTGGCAGAGTAGCTCTGATGTCAATATTGGAAATGGATTTGAGACAAGAAGAGTTGTACTAATGAGTTTATTTGCAGTTGGGACTGAGTTAGAATTTGGGCTCCATTTAAATATGTCTGCAGTGCTAATTGAAAGGAGGAAATGGATTTGAGAGAGTGATGTTAGAATAAGTAGGATAGTGCTACCAAATGGATGTAAGAtgtgaggaaaaaggaaataaattgaaCTAGACTATATATAAGCCAGGCTTGCCTAGAGGATAACCGGTCATGCTGTAAACTAGAAACATGGAACAAAGAAGCGCGcacgtgcacgtgtgtgcatgtgtgcgtgtgtgtgtgtgtgtgtgttgtagggGGAGGGTAGTGGAGATGTAATGAATTTAGTTTTAGGCCATTTTTAGTTAGAAATGGGACATACACATTGTTCTGACTTACAGGCAGTTGCAATTGTTCAAGGCTATAGATGAAAATTTAGGAATTGTCTGTGTAGTGGTTGGAAGGGTGAGGTTTCTTAAGAGAATATACTGCCAGTAGAGTACAGAATCTTGAAGAactctttttaattaaataatgagTTATATGCTTAAGTCAACTGATTTATATTAGGTATGCAATTATACACTCCTTTCCCCTTTTTAAGCGTTAggtgaaagtgaaaaaaactgaGAGATGGAGACACTGAGTGAGAGGTATAGGATCTTAGCAGTGACGATCATCAGACAGGTTGTAGGGTCAAGTAGGATGAAAGGTGTTGTTTCACTGGATGATAAGATTGTTGTGATCTTCAGTGGAACAACTTAGTAGGAGCGATGAGGAGAAGGGCAGAGTGTGATGTGTTGACAGTTTTACAGAAGGTCAGAAAGGAAAGTGGAGAAGGGAAATTTCAAGAAGATTGAGACAGTAACTTGAAATCACTTTAGGTGAAAGTTACATGAAGTGACTTTGCAATTCTTACCATGGTTCATGCCTTGAAAAAGATACTGGTATGACCAGGTATGGTAGACTTGAGAGAATGGGAAAAAGACCACTtcctaattaaaataataacaaagggaaaatgctttgcatttatttatgtgtacttaagttatttaatttctctgggtcTTTTTGCGTAAATGGAGCTACGCGTAATAACCCATTTCATGGCGTGGTTGTGAGGACCAAAGAGTTAAGTAACACATGTAAATGttttagaacagtgccaggcatataCTAAATTGCTAATGAGTagtagctattgttattatgtAAGGTTTCAGTATAGTCGTATTGCAGTTACAGTAGTCAGTGCTGATagctccaggatagatcacattctcACTACCAGGAAGGGAGCTTTTCTTTATCCTATCTACATGAAAggcatttgatatttttcaataaaatatcatATTCCTTAGTGGAACCTACTTTTctctaaagttaaaaatagaagtagCATTCTACTTGGAATAAATGCAGAAATCTTGCTTCTTAATCCGATCCTTGGAGTGAACTTAAGTGTCCTGAGACACTTGTTGTGGAGTCCAGATCCAGtgggcccagctctgccattctgCAGGAGAAGCCCTAACCTGGAAGTCAGATGGTTCCAGGACCACTGTCCTTGAGACAAAGCCTGAAAAGCTGCGGGCAGTCAGCCCCAGTGTCCTCAGACAAACTTGAGAGTTGTAACTGAGGGTCTGGTTTGGCTGAAAGGACATTATGTAGTGTAGAACGTTACGTGGGCAAGACACTTATCTTCGTTATTTTTTCTAATAGCTTGGCAAGTGATCGGGTTAGGAGTTCTCTGTCACTATACCAGGTGTGCCAAGTATTAACCAACTTTGTAACTgattttcatttgtataattatAACTGGTGATGCGGTTGTGGATCTCCTAGTGTTGTTCTGAGTGTTATAACGTAAGTAGAGGCCACGTATTTATTATGTCTTTAAATTGGAAGGGTTTTCTCCCcaccttccagttttattgagatatagttgacatacagcactgcatAGTTTagggtgtacagcatagtgatttgacatacatcgtgaaatgattaccactgtTAAGTTTATGGAAAGGGTTTTTGAAGGTACACcaaaaaaaggtgtttttttttgtttgtttgttttttgctggaAACCTGCTTGGTTAAGGACAGTTGGCTTATTTCCAAATAGTTTAGGAAAACAGATGATCACAATAAGGGTTGGAGTTATATGCTTGTGGAGAGTTAAGAGAAACACAAGGTGGTCTTATTATGGTTTGCCTAATGTCTATTTAGAAAGAAGACGTGAAGGTACTGGaatgagaattaaaatacatttgggggctgaaactgcaattaatgaaaattaggtcaaaaacagaaattatttattttcaacagtAGTCGTCCAATTTATAATGGTAGATGAAATATTGCTTGTTGTTCCAAACTACTTTAGAGAAAGTGCCAATTTAAGAATAATAGGTGTTTTTTTCATATAAGGGAcatctgtttgtaaattttgcGTGAAGAAGAGTATTTGATACAACTCACTAGCATTTGTTGAGATTGATTCCTTTTTTAGAGCTCGTATGTACTGCATCCTTACTGCAtagcaggcactgtgctgaaaACTGCACATGCAGTATGCCAGTTACATTGTAGAAcaccttcattttatagaagCAGTGATTGATTCTGCTTGTCACAAGTAGCAGAATTAAGATTCAAGCTCAGGGCTGTCAGACTCCAAAACACATGCTACTTCCATTATACCATAATGAAGTAAACAGAATTATAGAGTCcatatttcaaaatttcataaCCAAGTCACTCTTTAAGCGATATTTTACAGTATAATATTGGGGGAAAATCCTACTTTTAAGTAGtagtatgcatttttatttagaaatatttccactgctttttaattattttttcataatatgcaaaaattactgctttcttcttttaagaTGTTTTTTCACGGATGCCACTCATGAACGGCCTTATTGGACCCAGTCCTCATCTCGCACATAATTCTTTGCCTCCTGGAAGTGGACTGGGAACTTTCTCTGCTGTAGCACAGGCCCCCTACACTGATGCCAGGTATTTAAAAGCCTCCCCTTTCTACGGAAACGTAAATCATTTTTGTTATATGAATGGTTATTAGTCTGAGTGATTGTGCACAGTGTTAGTGTGTTGCACTCATTGTGATCTTTGCTAAAAATCATCAAACATTTTAGctattttgtaataataatagGTTTAATGAAATTGTACTTGACCATAGTACTTAGAAAGTTATGTTTATGAAGTAAAGTTGTTTATTTCTTGCCAGGGATAAAAATCCAGCATTTAATCCAATGGCAAGTGACCCTAACGGCTCTTGGACATCATCAGCGCCCATTATGGAAGGAGAAAATGATACAATGTCAAATGCCCAGAGAAGTACACTCaagtgggagaaagaggaggccCTGGGTGAAATGGCAACAGTAGCACCAGTTCTCTACACAAATATTAATTTCCCCAACCTAAAGGAAGAATTCCCGGGTAAGTCACAGATATATCACTGCTTTACATATGACCAACTTTCCCACACGTGACaggctttttttgttcttgtcTTAACTATAATAGAGAGCCCGTGTATCACCATTAATTTTTATCTAGTGTGACTCTGCACAATGTGAAGATTCCCTAGATATCTAGAAACATCTTGCCTTTTCTTCGTCCTAAGCCCTGTACCGATTTGCATATTTCCCAGAAGTTAATTTCAATTAATGAAGTGATTCCAGCTCCTAGCAGTCTTTTCAAATACATGGAAGTCAGTGTTGTGTTATATGTGTAATTGTACGAGAAAATTCCTAGAATAAAAAGCTTGTCATTTAATCAGAAGTATTAAGTTAGGCTAAATCAGACTCCACTCTAAGTATTGTTCACATTGAAACTAACTCAGAATTATTTCCCCTTCTTCCCAACTGTCTAGCCCATTTGAAAAAAGCAGATGGTACAGTGGTAccatttttgaaaattctcattAGCAAGAGGATGAAACATTTGGATTAATGTCACTTACAGAGTATTTGTAAGCAAATGCTCATTTAGTATCTTGAGTTCATGTTGCAAGACAAACTAGGATTTGAAAAGGTCCCTTAAGCTTTGTCTTGCAATAGTTTCCCAGCTGTCATATGGCTCTTTTAAATTACTAGAGGAGTACTTAAAGGTGGATTTTTTATGGATGACCCCTGTCTTTTTAGGTTTGGCCTTTTCGGTTTGGCCGCCTTGTAGTACTTTATTTATTATGCATAGAAATAAATGCTACCTTATCTAACAAGAGAAATCAGTGGTTTAATGCAGGGCTGTCTGTTAAAGCAGTATACACATTcttcaagggttttttttgtttttgtttttgtttttaaaccacatTTTTATTTGCTGCTTAGAGATGAGTATATCTGGTTCTATTAAGTCACTTAGTGTCAGTGTAAAAATTGTCCTTAGATTGGAGCTgtaggtttcctttttttaaagtaattttctttaatagatgTACTGTGTGATTCTAGAACCTCATGAAATACCATGTTAAGGCTGTTGGTCTGCAGctgatttccattttcactgGCTGTTTCGaagctttctttttataaatatggaCAAAAGCATTTCTACATTTATTGCTAACTGTTGATCTCACCCAGATTTCATTTTGTGTACTGTCCTCACACTGAGTTTCATAGAAGTGGCTTGAAATCATTGCTTTTCCCTGTCTTCGTTGTGCACAAGTGCTGATGAgatgcttatttttaataatgattacTTCCTTTTGGTCAACTTGATAGGCTTCTCTTGAGCACAGATGTTTTCCAAAACTTTTAGCTTTGGTCCTGGTAGCATCTTACATGGTTGAGGGAATTTATTATGTTTGGCTTAACTTTATCTTGGCTGCTTAGAACTTTGATTTAGAAACTTCCCAACTCCACAGGTGAGATTGTTAATGAGGCAGCACTCCATTCAGAAATATGTTTGGTCTGCTGTACAGACCAAACATATACTGTACTTTATACTGTACAAAGAACTAAATACAGGACTATTATACTGTACAGTACTTTATACTGTACAAAGAACTAAATACAGGActattcatttctgaaaatatggGCAGAATAAGTTTAACTGTTAGCAGTTTATCAACCTTTTGATTAAGACGCATCATTACCATGGCTCTGTGAATGTGTCTACTGTGTTCTTTTGTTGCAGACTGGACTACTAGAGTGAAGCAAATTGCCAAGCTGTGGAGAAAAGCAAGCTCGCAGGAAAGAGCACCATACGTGGTATTTAAAAAAACGCATATGTATCATGCCTTCAGACACAATATGTGAATCTTATTATTATTGTCTTAGGTTAATAAAAAGATTTCCCATTCCAAAAAACATACGTTAAATACTTGTACAACTAATAAACAGCTCTGTTTTCTAGTGTTTTCCTAACTCATGATGTCTTAATATAGAGGGTGACATTTTCATACGCTGGTTAATAGAACCGGTATGCTGAAGATTGAAATCACTTATCCTAGGAGCATGTTTaattcatttcacttttaaattgttttatctcTTCGAAAGAGTACTACATTTTGCAGCCACAttaatgtgcctcagtttcttccacaGTAAGCTCTTTCTGTATTAGGTTTAGTAGAGAATCTTGAAAGGGGTATACCTGGACACCTTTAAGGACCTTTTGAAACATGGACTTGGCCAGGAATTATTAGGGTATTTTATAAGATTCACAGTTCAGATGgtgatttattttctcccaaagaGCCAAATTAAGATTGTCAACTGGATCCAAATCCTTGCTTTCATTTGAAAGCATATTATATCTGCATTATCGTTTTGAAAAGTATATGCACTTATTTTCTACTTTGATCTTCAGCAGACATACTGTCAGTGATAATGACTGCTTGGATAAAGCAAAAAATTTGGGTGTGGGAACGTGTTGAggatgctttgttttgttttgccttgacTGGCAGAGGTAATGGCagggtatttttaatatttctcaatgatttttctttttttaacgttAAGCTTCAGATTCCAGATTTTAGATTTGGAGGATTGATTtggcattttccttttctctaaattgAGAGAGATATTAATCGTTCCATTTTTGACGAGTCTGTTAGCGAAAATTAGGATTGAAAATATTAGATAACACCTGGGTTCTCTAGCCTGGTTCAAATAGAGAGATGGAAATAGGTCTTCATTTGAAACTTGCCTTATAAAAGGGAAAAGTGGGGTAGTGTCCAGATCTTTTCACACAAGAGGCTGTAAGTTCTCAAGATTCATATTTCAACTGTTTTCAACTATTTAACCCAACTTTTTCTTGCATTTGTATGATAAAGTTTgtcatagttttaattttaacat
Coding sequences within it:
- the LOC118900624 gene encoding 40S ribosomal protein S27-like — translated: MPLAKDLLHPSPEEKRKHKKRLVQSPNSYFMDVKCPGCYKITTVFSHAQTVVLCVGCSTVLCQPTGGKARLTEGCSSRRKQP